A region of Vigna radiata var. radiata cultivar VC1973A chromosome 6, Vradiata_ver6, whole genome shotgun sequence DNA encodes the following proteins:
- the LOC106764576 gene encoding glucose-1-phosphate adenylyltransferase large subunit 1-like has protein sequence MMMGADCYQTDSEIASLLENGKVPIGVGENTKIRKCIIDKNAKIGRNVIIANADGVEEADRPEEGFYIRSGIVVVVKNATIKDGTVI, from the exons ATGATGATGGGTGCTGACTGCTATCAAACTGATTCTGAAATTGCATCTCTGCTGGAAAACGGGAAGGTTCCAATTGGTGTTGGAGAGAATACCAAAATCAG GAAGTGCATCATTGACAAGAATGCTAAGATAGGAAGAAATGTGATAATTGCCAATGCTGAT GGTGTTGAAGAAGCTGACAGGCCTGAAGAGGGATTCTACATTAGGTCTGGCATTGTAGTTGTAGTGAAGAATGCAACTATCAAAGATGGAACAGTGATCTGA
- the LOC106764577 gene encoding glucose-1-phosphate adenylyltransferase large subunit 1-like — MMMGADGYQTDAEIASLLENGKVPIGVGENTKIRKCIIDKNAKIGRNVIIANADGVEEADRPEEGFYIRSGIVVVVKNATIKDGTVI, encoded by the exons ATGATGATGGGTGCTGACGGCTATCAAACTGATGCTGAAATTGCATCTCTGCTGGAAAACGGGAAGGTTCCAATTGGTGTTGGAGAGAATACCAAAATCAG GAAGTGCATCATTGACAAGAATGCCAAGATAGGAAGAAATGTGATAATTGCCAATGCTGAT GGTGTTGAAGAAGCTGACAGGCCTGAAGAGGGATTCTACATTAGATCTGGCATTGTAGTTGTAGTGAAGAATGCAACTATCAAAGATGGAACAGTGATATGA
- the LOC106764118 gene encoding 50S ribosomal protein L31, chloroplastic, whose protein sequence is MAQSLTNTFIQGTRFLPLPPPKKNVGRVVQCGIRCRKKDIHPEFHGEAKVYCNGELVMTTGGTQKEYVVDVWSGNHPFYLGNRSAVMVSDDQVEKFRKKFGELTQIMEIPVLKGEIVIPSRRKGVSKGGKKK, encoded by the exons ATGGCGCAGAGTCTGACTAACACATTCATCCAAGGAACACGCTTTCTTCCACTTCCACCTCCCAAGAAAAAC GTGGGGAGAGTGGTGCAGTGTGGGATTCGGTGCAGGAAGAAGGATATACACCCGGAGTTCCATGGGGAAGCCAAGGTGTACTGTAACGGAGAGCTGGTGATGACGACGGGTGGGACCCAGAAGGAGTATGTGGTGGACGTGTGGTCGGGGAACCACCCCTTCTACCTCGGCAACCGCTCGGCGGTTATGGTGAGCGACGACCAGGTGGAGAAGTTTAGGAAGAAGTTCGGGGAGCTCACGCAGATTATGGAGATTCCTGTCCTCAAAGGAGAGATTGTTATCCCCTCTAGACGCAAGGGGGTTTCCAAGGGAGGCAAAAAGAAGTGA